In the genome of Nocardioides seonyuensis, one region contains:
- a CDS encoding pyridoxamine 5'-phosphate oxidase family protein has translation MDEMTREECWDFLREAEFGRLAFHLADEVHITPVNYAVDGETLLFRTAEGSKLLGIVMNQDCAFEIDEFGDQEARSVVLRGRARLLEEDEEHRAENVPLRPWVAGPEKYNVVEITPLDMSGRSFHLHRPWRHIRLDEQ, from the coding sequence ATGGACGAGATGACACGCGAGGAGTGCTGGGACTTCCTGCGGGAAGCCGAGTTCGGCCGACTGGCCTTCCACCTGGCCGACGAAGTGCACATCACCCCGGTCAACTACGCCGTCGACGGGGAGACGCTGCTGTTCCGCACGGCCGAGGGCAGCAAGCTGCTGGGCATCGTGATGAACCAGGACTGTGCCTTCGAGATCGACGAGTTCGGCGACCAGGAGGCGCGCAGCGTCGTGCTCCGTGGTCGTGCCCGCCTGCTGGAGGAGGACGAGGAGCACCGCGCCGAGAACGTGCCGCTGCGCCCGTGGGTGGCCGGCCCGGAGAAGTACAACGTCGTCGAGATCACGCCTCTCGACATGAGCGGCCGGAGCTTCCACCTGCACCGCCCGTGGCGGCACATCCGGCTCGACGAGCAGTAG
- a CDS encoding CaiB/BaiF CoA transferase family protein has translation MTEEADRTFTPGQGTGPLRGVRVVELAGIGPGPHACMIMADLGADVIRVDRPGGGFLNVGKYDVLNRGRPSVALDLKNPEAVETVLRLVESADVLVEGLRPGVTERLGLGPDDCWARNPKLVYGRMTGWGQDGPWSQVAGHDMNYIAITGALHGLGQDRSRPHFPGNLVGDFGGGSTYLVIGVLAALLEVRTSGRGQVVDAAIVDGTAHLNAMASMLRAVGAASDRRASGLLDGGTPYYDIYETADGKHLSVGALEPQFYAELVRLLELDLPDRDDLANLPVIREALTARFKERTQAEWAELFDGTDACVAPIIPLGEAAEHPHLAARGTLVERDGIVQPAPAPRFSRTAPTLGPPPAPAPGADTRVALAAWGIDDVDGLIERGVATQA, from the coding sequence ATGACCGAGGAAGCCGATCGGACGTTCACACCGGGCCAGGGCACCGGCCCCCTGCGAGGGGTGCGGGTCGTCGAGCTCGCCGGCATCGGGCCGGGCCCGCACGCCTGCATGATCATGGCCGACCTCGGCGCCGACGTGATCCGCGTGGACCGCCCAGGCGGTGGCTTCCTCAACGTCGGGAAGTACGACGTCCTCAACCGCGGCCGCCCCAGCGTGGCGCTCGACCTCAAGAACCCGGAGGCGGTCGAGACCGTGCTGCGGCTGGTGGAGAGCGCCGACGTGCTGGTCGAGGGCCTGCGGCCCGGTGTCACCGAGCGCCTCGGCCTCGGGCCCGACGACTGCTGGGCGCGCAACCCCAAGCTGGTCTACGGCCGGATGACCGGCTGGGGGCAGGACGGTCCGTGGAGCCAGGTGGCCGGCCACGACATGAACTACATCGCCATCACCGGCGCCCTGCACGGCCTGGGCCAGGACCGGTCGCGCCCGCACTTCCCCGGCAACCTCGTCGGCGACTTCGGCGGCGGCTCGACCTACCTGGTGATCGGCGTGCTTGCGGCGCTCCTCGAGGTGAGGACCAGCGGCCGGGGCCAGGTGGTGGACGCCGCGATCGTCGACGGCACCGCCCACCTCAACGCGATGGCGTCGATGCTGCGGGCCGTCGGTGCCGCCAGCGACCGCCGCGCCAGCGGGCTGCTCGACGGCGGGACGCCGTACTACGACATCTACGAGACCGCCGACGGCAAGCACCTGTCGGTGGGGGCGCTGGAGCCGCAGTTCTACGCCGAGCTGGTCCGCCTCCTGGAGCTCGACCTGCCCGACCGCGACGACCTGGCCAACCTGCCGGTGATCCGCGAGGCGTTGACCGCCCGCTTCAAGGAGCGCACCCAGGCCGAGTGGGCCGAGCTCTTCGACGGCACCGACGCCTGCGTCGCGCCGATCATCCCGCTGGGCGAGGCCGCCGAGCACCCGCACCTCGCGGCGCGCGGCACCCTCGTCGAGCGTGACGGCATCGTGCAGCCCGCCCCCGCCCCGCGCTTCTCCCGTACGGCGCCCACGCTCGGGCCGCCGCCCGCTCCCGCTCCCGGCGCCGACACCCGAGTGGCGCTGGCCGCCTGGGGGATCGACGACGTGGACGGCCTGATCGAGCGGGGCGTGGCGACGCAGGCGTGA
- a CDS encoding trans-sulfuration enzyme family protein: MTSLDTLAVHAGRADLGPLGVHALPLDLSTTNPLPSIDAGGASYEAMATGGHPTDGGLVYQRLWNPTVARFEEALASLEHTAAAVAFSTGMAAVTAAVLAATAEGSVGGRGRHVVAVRPLYGGTDHLLASGMLGVETTYCAPDEVAAAMRPDTCLVVLETPANPTLELVDIGAVVAAAGDVPVLVDNTFATPVLQNPADLGATLVLHSATKYLGGHGDAMGGVIACEEPWAEVLRRVRAVTGALLHPMGAYLLHRGLATLPLRVRAQQAGAGKVAAWLASQPGIRDVRYPGLPECDPSGLVGRQMRGPGAMLAFSVEGGYDAASRVTESVRLFTHAVSLGGVDSLVQHPAALTHRPVAAEAKPHADVLRLSIGLEDPDDLCADLAQALAAAR; encoded by the coding sequence GTGACCAGTCTCGACACCCTCGCCGTGCACGCCGGCCGCGCCGACCTCGGTCCTCTCGGGGTCCACGCGCTCCCGCTCGACCTCTCCACCACCAACCCGCTGCCGAGCATCGATGCCGGCGGGGCGTCGTACGAGGCGATGGCGACCGGTGGGCACCCCACTGACGGCGGGCTGGTCTACCAACGGCTCTGGAACCCCACGGTCGCGCGCTTCGAGGAGGCGCTGGCCAGCCTCGAGCACACCGCTGCCGCGGTTGCCTTCTCCACCGGGATGGCGGCCGTGACGGCTGCGGTGCTCGCCGCGACTGCGGAGGGCTCCGTGGGGGGGAGGGGTCGGCACGTCGTGGCGGTCCGACCGTTGTACGGAGGCACCGACCACCTGCTCGCCTCCGGGATGCTCGGCGTGGAGACGACCTACTGCGCGCCCGACGAGGTCGCGGCCGCGATGCGCCCCGACACCTGCCTCGTGGTGCTCGAGACGCCCGCCAACCCGACCCTCGAGCTGGTCGACATCGGCGCCGTCGTCGCCGCGGCCGGCGACGTGCCGGTGCTGGTCGACAACACGTTCGCGACCCCCGTCCTGCAGAACCCGGCTGACCTCGGCGCGACCCTCGTGCTGCACAGCGCGACGAAGTACCTCGGCGGCCACGGCGACGCGATGGGCGGTGTCATCGCCTGCGAGGAGCCCTGGGCCGAGGTGCTGCGCCGGGTGCGCGCCGTCACCGGTGCGCTGCTCCACCCGATGGGCGCCTACCTGCTCCACCGCGGTCTCGCGACTCTCCCGCTGCGCGTGCGTGCCCAGCAGGCCGGTGCGGGCAAGGTGGCCGCCTGGCTGGCCTCGCAGCCCGGCATCCGGGATGTGCGTTACCCAGGGCTGCCCGAGTGCGACCCGTCCGGCCTCGTAGGGCGCCAGATGCGCGGACCCGGCGCGATGCTGGCCTTCTCCGTCGAGGGTGGGTACGACGCCGCCTCGCGCGTCACCGAGTCGGTGCGGCTGTTCACCCATGCGGTGTCCCTGGGTGGGGTCGACTCGCTGGTGCAGCACCCGGCCGCGCTGACCCATCGCCCGGTCGCCGCCGAGGCCAAGCCGCACGCCGATGTGCTCAGGCTCTCGATCGGGCTCGAGGACCCCGACGACCTGTGCGCCGACCTGGCCCAGGCCTTGGCAGCCGCGCGCTGA
- a CDS encoding alpha/beta hydrolase: protein MTRHSLSAPVVAFAGGADRPDLPLVVLLHGRGADEQSILGLAAHLPERASYAAVRAPIGEGGGYAWFDNRGIGRPVAESLRETVAWFRAWLDEVAPSGRPVLLVGFSGGAAFAGGVLLDDPSRLAGAAILYGTLPFEGAGADVTDGRLEGVHVFVAQGEEDHVIPRELLDRTWSWLTEGSGATAVTRRDPGGHTLSAETAADLKGWIDDRLA, encoded by the coding sequence GTGACCCGTCACTCCCTGTCTGCACCCGTCGTCGCCTTCGCCGGTGGCGCCGACCGCCCGGACCTGCCGCTGGTGGTCCTGCTGCACGGCCGCGGGGCCGACGAGCAGTCGATCCTGGGCCTCGCCGCGCACCTGCCCGAGCGGGCGTCGTACGCCGCCGTGCGGGCGCCGATCGGTGAGGGCGGCGGCTACGCGTGGTTCGACAACCGCGGCATCGGCCGTCCTGTCGCCGAGTCGCTCCGGGAGACCGTGGCGTGGTTCCGCGCCTGGCTCGACGAGGTGGCGCCGAGCGGCCGCCCGGTCCTGCTGGTCGGCTTCAGCGGGGGCGCCGCCTTCGCCGGCGGGGTGCTGCTGGACGACCCTTCCCGGCTGGCGGGCGCCGCGATCCTCTACGGCACGCTGCCCTTCGAGGGCGCCGGCGCGGACGTCACCGACGGCCGGCTCGAGGGCGTCCACGTCTTCGTCGCCCAGGGCGAGGAGGACCACGTGATCCCGCGCGAGCTCCTCGACCGCACCTGGAGCTGGCTCACCGAGGGGTCAGGGGCGACCGCGGTCACCCGCCGCGACCCCGGCGGCCACACCCTCTCCGCCGAGACCGCCGCAGACCTGAAGGGATGGATCGATGACCGACTCGCCTGA